CCCGCTGTGCAGCGCTGGATCCGGTTCTGCAGCCACTTCAGGAGGGGCTCCATGGTGCAGCCGCACACCCAGGGGTTGCCGCCGATCTGCAGGGTCACCAGCCCCGGCAGGCCCTCGAGCGCCTCGAGGCTGAGGAAGGCCAGGCCCCCGTAGCTGAGGTCCAGGTCCCGGAGCTGCGCCAGGCCCTGGAAGGCCTGGGGGTGCACCCTGTGCAGCCACGGGTTGTGGCTCAGGTCGATGTGCACCAGCCCGTGGGCCTCCTGGAACATGTCCGCCGGCACGTGGCTGAGGTTGTTGTAGCTCAGATCCAGATGTGCCAAGCGCTTGGCGTGGAGGAAGAGGCCCGAGGGCAGCTCCACCAGGGAGTTGTTGCGCAAATCCAGCACCCGCAGCTCCATGTAGCACGTGAGATAGCCGGGGGGCACGGTGGCGATGCGGTTGTGGGCCAGGCTGAGGTTGCGGGTGTCCATTGGCAGGTCTGGGGGCACCGAGAACAGCCGCTGGCTACTGCAATCCACCACCTGGTTTCGGCACGTGCAAAGGACCGGGCAGCTGGTGCCGGCATCCGAGTGCATCACCCCAGTGGCCAGGAGGAGGGAAACCAGCAGCATGGCTGGGTGGGGTGGCCCGGGCCAGGGCAGCCGGGCCCAGGTGTCTCCCATTTTAGGCAGCTGGCAACAGTTGTGCTGAAGGGAGCCCATTGGGGCCGGGGCTGTGTCCGTGGACTCAGGAGTCAGTGGCACGGGAAGGCAGCTACATCGGGGGCTGGAGCCCTGGAAGATGGGGCTTCTGAGCACGTGGTATCATGGCACAAGTCTTTCCTGGAAGCCTCTAAGCACAAAGGGGATCCCTGGATGAGACCCCCAGGAAGTGCTTTTCTGCCGAGTAGGGGGCAAAAAACCCTTGAGGATCCCCAGGGTCTGCAAAGATCATTAAAAGGtgagaaaggaaggggaagaggTTGGGGCTGGACCAGCTGCCAGCAGCTCCTGGAGGGGTCCTTGCAGCTCTCTGGTGTCCGTCTCCCCCATGTTGCCTGCTGGGAGCTTCCTGGAGGCGCTCTGTCTGCAAGGTTGGAGGGACGGGGTGAAATAGATGACAGGTGTCTTGTTAAACGTTCTGACACTTCCTCTAAGAAACCTTAAGCCCTGTCCCAAGTCTGGGACTGATTACGAAGCCAGATCTGAGTCTGAGTCCCCAGCATTCAAGGTCTCAGAGGCTGTTTCTCCCGGTGGCCCAGTGGGCTCGAGTCCAAGGGGGTCCTGGAGTGGGTGTACTGGGAAGGGAGTGTGAGAGTAAGTGGGTCTCCATGGGTCTCCCTGAAAGCCTGTGTCCTCAGCCTCAGCAGCTGCTGGAATCCCTGGGGCATCTCCCCAGGGAGGGAGGACCCCAAGAGATGCCCCCGGTCTGAGTTGCAGAGGCTGGGAAGAGCTGTATGTTcgggaggggcagggctgggagtcAGCTAGGAGAGCCTTAGCCCCTTCTCCCAgccagctcctccaggagctgGAGCTCAATTCTGCATTCAGCAGGAGGAGGCAGAGCTCCCTCTGTCAACAAGGAAAGCGCTCAGGCAGAGAAACCCAGGACCCTCTCTGCTCCCATAACCTCCTTCCTAGGTGCCTTGTACCCCTCTCTTTCACACCCCCCAAAGTTCTCAGGTGTGGGCCATGGCGGGCTTAGACCTCATCCTCATCCTCACCCACCCTCTCCGCCCCGCCCTGCAGCCACCCTCCCAGGTTCCTGTCCTGGGCTGGATGCATTTTCCTCTTCTCatagccccacccccaccaggacAAAACACCCCACCCTTGAACACCCACCTAAGAACAGAACGCAGACCCACTCCACACACTGGCTCACTCCCAGCTCTCCTGCCTCTCTAGATCTCAtagacacactcacacacacacttccctGTCTTTCCTCTCCTGGGAACCCCCAGGCCAGATTTTGCCCTGCCCTGTGCTCACGCCTCCCCAGTTTCCTCTCCCGCTTCTGTCTGCACACACACTCCTGCCGGGTCCGCTTTCCAGGCTGCTCCCACCGTGGTTCACCCCTAATCCCAGCATCCTCTTCCGCACACATTCCACACCCCTGGCCGTCCCCCAGCCTGAGCCCATCTCCCACCCTCGGTGCCTTCCTCGCACGCAGGCTGAGGGACTGAGAGCCACGACACACCCGCCACCCATCTGCCCTGGGCCCTCCGTGGCCCCCCGCTTTTCTGGTACCCACCTGCTGTCCTCACCTGTCCTCTCCTCGCTGCCTCCTCGGTCCGGCACTGCCCCTCTTCCCACCCCTTGCAAAATCCCACCCACTGGGAAACCACCCCAGCTCCCCTGTACCCAGACTCATCCTTCTGAGCCCCACCGTTCCCCGCACCCTCCCACGGGCCCTCAGGGGCTTACTCACTCCGTTCCAAGGACACAGCCATCAATCTGCAGCAGACGCGGGGCTCCCTCCCTTGTCCTGGAATCCCCGATCACTCGATCACTCGATCACTTGCTCACTCGCTTCAGGAGAACAGATTGCCTCctgtctcctcccctcccccggcCTCTCCTCCTCCGTGCCTCCTGGATCCCGGGGCAGCATCCTTTGGGTTTCCCATTCTGTGGTCCCCCTGACCCTCCCCCCCCATTTTTTTGCCCAAAAGGGCAGTCAGAGAAAGGATGCTTAGAAGAAAGTTCACAAAATCTGAATGCTTCTCCCTGAAACTCAGCTGATGCTGAGGCTGCTGGGGTGTGTGGCTCCCGCCAggtcttcccctccctcccttgcttcctcttcccttctcccccttccatcctcccccctcccctctccctttctcGCTCCCCCCTTTTTCCTCGAGGGCCAGGTACTGACGTTTCCCTGTCTCTTAGCAACTGCCTCCACATCTCTGAGCAACAGGAGAACTGGCTCTGGAGCCCGCCAagatgagagagaagagaaggcagaaccTGCGGCTGTATGGGATCCTAGTGACAGGGCAAGGGGAAGAAAGCcagaggaggggaggcagggcaggggctggggcaggggagggggtgcaAGCAGGAAGAGAGGGCCAAGGGGCCGGCGGGAGAGGCTGGGAGTGGAGGCAAGGGCGGGGATCTGGAGTTCAGACCAAGAAAGGGTGCTTGAGGATATCAGTCCCAGAAGGGAAAAATGAAGGGgctgggaagggagaaagggatgttgaggagggagaagaaaaatgggggtcGGGTAGGGGCAATGAAGACATGAATaaggatggaaagaaaagagaagagtgcATGTGACAAGTTTGCCTCCTAGAGAAGATGTATCTAACTATTCAGTCTCACTTGATACATAGCATCTGTTTCCCTGGGTCTGAAAGTACTTGGTCCCTAGAAACCAAGTGATAACTCAGGGTTTGTCAGGGACAATTACAAGGAAGTGAGATCTTTTGTGTATTCCTTGATTGTCCCTAAGTCCTTACACCATCAACTCGCTGGGGCTAGGTTTTGGGCTTGGGACCCGAGAGAGGTTTGGGGAGGCAAAGGGCCAACTGTCAGTCCCAGGTGGGGTACCCCAGCTCTAGAGACATTGGGGTCTGCCAATAAGGGAGTAGAAGCCACTGGCAACCCTTGTGGTCCTTTCTTGATTTTCTAGGCCCCAAGGATTGTCTGCTGTCCTGTCCCACTGGCTTCAAGCCTCCTGCTCCACCCCCTCACTGCTACACTAGACTGACTTCAGATGAGGGTAAAATCTTTACAACACCTCTTTTCCTGATGACCCATAAAACAAATCTCTAGCTcccttgcattttaaaaactggctCCACCAATTGGTTTGGTCAAAGAGCTGGctcatttcttcatttcaatatttattcagcacGTACTCGGTGTTGGGCCCTTGGCTACCTGGTGGGCCTACAGCTGCCAAAAAAGGACACAGcctctgtcctcatggagctgatGACGGCTCTGGGCCTTCATTCAGCAGACCCAGGGCCTCTTGTATTAAGTAATATTTTAGGACTTTGGGGGAAACCAACACAGAGCCATAGAAAACAAGTGTGAAGTTATACAGATTCCAGGCCCTTATAAAGTTCTTAAAATCATTGACAGTGCCTGTCTaacatgattcttttttttttttttttgcgaaaTATGtctttaataattgttttaatgttggTACATGCTGAAATGagaatattttggatataatggattaaaaaataaattaataaaattgacttcacctgtttctttttttttttattaaattcagttttattgaaatacattcacacaccatacaatcatccatgatatacaatccactgtccacag
This genomic stretch from Choloepus didactylus isolate mChoDid1 chromosome 6, mChoDid1.pri, whole genome shotgun sequence harbors:
- the LRRC55 gene encoding leucine-rich repeat-containing protein 55 — its product is MGSLQHNCCQLPKMGDTWARLPWPGPPHPAMLLVSLLLATGVMHSDAGTSCPVLCTCRNQVVDCSSQRLFSVPPDLPMDTRNLSLAHNRIATVPPGYLTCYMELRVLDLRNNSLVELPSGLFLHAKRLAHLDLSYNNLSHVPADMFQEAHGLVHIDLSHNPWLHRVHPQAFQGLAQLRDLDLSYGGLAFLSLEALEGLPGLVTLQIGGNPWVCGCTMEPLLKWLQNRIQRCTADSQLAECRGPPEVEGAPLFSLTEESFKACHLTLTLDDYLFIAFVGFVVSIASVATNFLLGITANCCHRWSKASEEEEI